The window TTCAAGATAATGGCATTGGTATAGATGAAAAATATCATGATAAAATCTTTCAGATTTTCCAAAGACTACATTCAAAATCAAGCTATTCAGGCACAGGTTTAGGATTAGCCATATGTAAAAAAATTCTTAAGAAATATGGGGGTGATATATGGGTGGAATCAAAAGTTGGAGAAGGAAGCAGTTTCTTTTTTAGTATTCCTAAGAAAATAAAGTTGTAAAAAATTATAAGTCCGTCTATAAAATTGTTCAAACATGCGATCGCATTAATTTGTAGTATTGCCTCTTATGAATGTACGATCAATATATCTTACTATTGCATTTTTCTTTGCCTCAATAATTACTTCCTTTGCTCAAAATGTAGCTCAGGAAACAGTTTATAACCTTCAAAAAACAACTGAGAAGATTGTACTTGATGGAATTTTGAATGAATTAATCTGGCAAGAAACAGAAGTAGCTACTGATTTTTATATGGTAATTCCAGATGATAATAGATCTGCGGAATTGGAATCGGAAGTAAGAATGACCTACGATAATGAAAACTTCTATTTTGCCATTACTTGTTTTGATGGACAGGACGGCTATGTAGTACAATCCTTAAGAAGAGATTGGGACTGGCCCTTAAATGAAAATTTCAGCATATATATAGACCCTTATAATGATTTCACTAATGGCTTTTCATTTGGAATAACACCTTACGGTGTCCAAAGAGAGGGTACTATAGATGAAGGAACAAATGTTAATGAAGATTGGGATAACAAATGGAGTTCAAATGTAAAAAAATATGATGATAGATGGATAGCTGAAATCGCTATTCCATTTAAATCTATCAGATATGCAGAAGGTAATCGAAATTGGAATATCCAATTTTTTAGAAATCATTTAAAAAGAAATGAAAGAAGTAGCTGGATAGCAGTAGAACAACAATATACACCTTCCGCCCTTACATTTAGTGGTAAACTATTGTGGCCAGAGGATCCTCCAAAAACAGGTAGTAATATATCCTTCATTCCTTATGTATTGGGAGATTTATCAAGGAATTATGCAGCCAATGAAACCAATTATTCTAAAAAAGCGAATGCTGGTTTCGATGCTAAAATTGGAATTACTCCTGGCTTAAATCTTGATTTAACGGTTAATCCAGATTTCTCACAAGTTGAAGTTGATAGGCAAGTCATAAATTTAAGTCGATTTGAAGTGAGCTTTCCAGAGAGAAGACAATTCTTTCTGGAAAATGCAGACCTTTTTAGCAAATTTGGCTTCCCTCAAAGCAGAGCATTTTTCTCCAGAAGGATAGGAATAAGTACCGATACATTAGGAAGAACTAGACAGGTACCTATAGTAGGTGGAGCCAGATTAAGTGGGAAATTAAATGAGAAACTAAGACTAGGTTTATTAAACATGAGTACTGCTGAAAATAATGAATTAGGTATACCTTTTCAGAATTATAGTGTTTTGGCATTGCAACAAAATATATTTAGTAGATCAAATGTGGCATTCGTTTTTGCGAACAAGCAAAATATAAATATAAATAAAAGTAGAGAATTCAGTTCTTATAACCCGACAGTAGCCAGAAGGATAGTTCAAAATTCGGACACAACTTTAGAATTCAAGAGTTACAATAGAGTTGTAGGCTTAGAATATAATTTATTCTCTGAAGACACGCGCTGGGCAGGTGACTTTTATTATCAAAGATCATTCGATACCTGGAATGATGATAATACCTATAACCATGGAGCATTTTTAAGATACCAAGAAAGAAATTTTTCAATAAGATGGGTACACACAGCTATTGGAGATGGTTTTAATGCAGAAATGGGATTTGTACCAAGAGTGGGATATAATCAGGGATCTTTTAGTCCCAAATACATTCATTACCCCAAAAGTGATGCTATTATAAACCAAGAAATAAGCTTTGATATATCTTACACTTACAATAATGATTTTTCGAAAAATACTGATCGATCTTTCAGTGTAGATTATGGTGTATCCTTTACCAATACATCTTCCATTTCCGCACAATGGTCAAGAACATACCAATATATGTTCTTTGATTTTAACCCTATTGCTCCAATAGGAAATAGAATTTTACCGCAGGGAAGTGATTACAATTGGAATTCCATGAGATTAAATTATCAATCTGATAGAAGAAAACTTTTAAATATAGACGGATCTCTTACCTATGGTGGATTCTACACAGGAACTCGTTTTAATGCAGGAGGTCAGTTAGCATATAGATTCCAACCTTACGGTTCATTTGCTATTACTTATGATTACAATGCAATTCAACTCTCTGAAGGCTTTGAAAATGCTAACTTTTATCTCCTAGGTCCAAGGCTTGACTTTACTATGACGGACAAAGTATTTTTCACAGGATTTGCTCAATACAATAACCGATTCGATAATGTAAACTATAATTTAAGATTCCAGTGGAGATTTGCACCGGTTTCAGATGTCTTCCTAGTTTATACAGAAAACTTTGCCCCTGGTGGCCCAATAGATTTTGTACCTGGTGAGGACACAAAAAGCAGAGCCATCGTTTTAAAACTTAATTATTGGTTTAACCTTTAGTTAAAACTTAAAGAGTACATAGCCCTCTGAAACATTTTTAGAAATTGTAGTGAGTGCGGATGTAGCCACTTTAGTTTTAGACCATATTTCATCTCTTGCTAATTCCCGAGCCAATAAAGATTGACCGCACACAATCACTTCAGCACCGGCCTCATCCAGAGCTTCCAAAACTGGAATATTAGGATTTTTTGCAATTCTAAATTTTTCGAAATAATTACCGTTTGATAAAATATCTAATACTGCAGGTCCATGAACTACTACCTTTACTTTCAAATTTTCTTTTGGCACTCCTTGAATTCCATGTAAATTCATTAAGCGAGCAACATTATTGATCCAAAAGGAATGTTCTTCAGGATTTTTATTTTCAGATACTAATTCAATAAGAATCTTATATTCTTTATCGGGCTGAACTAATTCAACAGGATCCTCAATTTCATAAATACCACCATATCCTTTCACAATAGGATGTTGTGCTTCTTGAGCTAATATACTGGAGTAACTTAAAGATATTAATAGGGAAAGTATTAGTAATTTATGTTTCATTTTAGTGCGATTTTATAAGTTAAAAATAAGATGAATTTACTTTAATTCTGTATACTTATTGAGAAAATTGAAAACAATTGTCTTTTTCTCTTAATTGGCTTAATTATTTCACGATTTAGTAGTTACTTTGCGACCATAAATTTAGATATAAACAATTAATGGCTTTACAAGAAGAATTTGAAAAACAAGGAGTTTGGTTATTCAAATACAGAGGAACTTTACCTGTATTAATATTATTGATTGGTTTAGGAGTATATCTTTATTCTGTTTTAAACCCTGAAACATTCATAATTCAAGATTCACAAATAAAATCTTATTATTTATTATTCTGTATCGCTGTTAGTTTATTTGGTCAATACATAAGAGCATACACGGTTGGTCATACTCCAAAAAACACTTCTGGAAGAAACACCGAAAAACAACTAGCAGATTCATTAAATACAACGGGGATTTATTCTACTGTTCGACATCCGTTATATGTTGGTAATTTTTTCATGTGGTTTGGACCTGCTCTTTTAACAGAAAATATATGGTTCAATATTGCCTTCATATTATTCTATTGGGTGTATTATGAAAGAATCATGTTCGCTGAAGAACAATTCTTAAGGAGAAAATTTGGAGAAACTTATTTAAAATGGGCAGAGAAAACACCTGCATTCATTCCTTCATTTAAGAACTTTGTAAAACCTAATTTACCATACAGTTGGAAAAAGGTTCTAAAAAAGGAAAAAAATGGGTTTGCAGCAATATTTATAATATTTGCAGCATTTGATATTGCTGGGGAGTTATTAAAAGGATCTAAAAATTTTAATAATTATTTATTGATTGCAGCAGGCATTTCAATCATTTTATATTTAGTGTTAAAGGCTTTGAAGAAATCTTCATTATTAAGAACTGAGCCTAATAGATAATAAAAAAAGCTGTTTCAATAATGAAACAGCTTTTAATTTTCTTCATTTTTCTGTTCAGATTGATTTTCTTTCTTATCCTTTTTATTGAACAGATTCCCGAATATTTTTTTCTTATCATTTGAGGTTGAATCACTTGCCTGTTGATTTCCCTTACCTCCTTCTAATCTCTTTTCTTGTTTGGCTTGAGCTGAGTCTCTTTCAGCAGATTGTTGAATTAGAATATCATTTCCTACTAATAACATATAATTCACAAAATCAACATTGTAATGAAAACGTTTTGTATTATCCCAGGGATCAGCACCTTGTGCCAACTGTGCAGAATCTAATTCAGGTGTAAAAGGCGTTTTTTCTGGAGCATCTCCCCCTTCAGCAATTTCAGGCAATCCATTTTCACTCACATTTAATAATGAATCAACCTCTTCGCTATATACATTCTTCTGATCGACTTGTAGCAATCCTTGTTCCTTCCAATAGCCGTATTTCTTTTCAGAAATACCATAGATATTGGTTTTATAGTGACCTGTAGATGTTGAAGCTGTTAAAACCAAAGAATCCCCTTGAAACAAGGAAAATCTCTTCCTTTGTTCTTCCTCATCTAGAATGTAGCTACTCTGAAATGCAGCACATACCATTTTATCTTTACAAGCCGTAAAGACAAAAACTAGGATAAAAAATATAGGGATATACTTCTTCATTATTTATTTAATAGCTGATACAAACCAGGTTCAATATAATCCGCCCATTCTTCATACATTTTGGCTGATGGATGTAAATCATCTTTAGCAACATAATCTGTATTCCAAATAGCCTTTAAAGATAAGGGAGTTATATCAAAAAACTCAACACCGTATTCTTCACATATGTTTCTTGCAACCTTATTATATTTCTTAAGTTCTTTAGCAATTATAGCTCCATTTTTATTATTATTTTTAACAAAAGGAGTAACTCCATAATCTGGAATACTTACAACGAATACATTTTTAGCTTTCTTGTCTGCTAAAGTGATCGCTTTCTTTAATAACTCTTCAAACTCTTCTTCATATTGAATTATCCCATAACCTCTATATTGATTATTAACACCAATAAGAAGACTAACAATATCATAAGTAGTGTTTTCTAATGATTTATCTTTATTGATCGCCTCTATTAATTCATCCGTTGTCCATCCAGTGGTCGCTATTATTTTTTCCACTTCTATTTCAATCCCACGATCATTTAGTTTTTTGGAAAGCACAACTGGCCATCTTTCTTCTTCTTCAACTAACTCACCAATAGTGTAGGAATCACCTAATGCTAAATAGGAATATTTATCTTGTGACATTGATTTCATGCTAATCGAAAATACTATAAATACGATAAGGGCTGATTTAATGATTTTCATTGTTATTAATATAAATAAAATGCAAATTAAAATATATTTATTAGAATGGAAACAATCTTGATATGAACTTACAGTATTAATTACTATTCAATTGTCGAAAATTATGTACTGTTCATGCATTAGAATTGTACAAAAGTTCATATTAATGAAAATTTGATGGTTTTAGTGGATGAAAAGCTAAATTCATGACCTATAAGTATAGGTTTATCGAAAAAACTTATTTCATTCCATAAATTTTCCTTTTTTTTATAAATGTAATAAAATTCGAATAGTTGATTTGACTTTAACACGATAATTATTGAGACTCTTTTTAATCGCTACATATATATTACTTCCTTTTTTCGCTTTTACTCAAGATAAAATCACGACTGAAGGCCTGCCAGGTTCGGTAAATAGTAGTACCCAAGATGTACGGCCAGTAATTTCTGATGATGGAAAAAAAATATACCTAACCCGAAGATTTCATCCTGAAAACATCAGAGGAGATAAAGACTTTCAAGATGTATGGGTTAGTCAATTGGATTCTCGTGGCATATGGACCAAACCCAAAAACATGGGAGAGAAATATAATGATAAACGCCCAAATGATTTAGTGAGAGCTAGCAAAAATGATGATTCTTTGATTTTTGTTAATTCTAGATACAAAGGAATTAACTCAGAATTAGCATTATTTAAAAAAGGAAAATCAGACCCTATTGAACTGCCAATAGATGGCTTTTACAATAAAAGTAATTATGTAGACTACGACTACAATTTTAAAAACAACATTATCATAATGGCGGTTGAAAGAAGCGATACTGAAGGAGATCAGGATTTATATTTCAGCATTTATGATGAAACAACAGGTAGATTTACCACACCTAAATCCATGGGGAAAGCATTGAATAGTGAAAAAGCTGACTTTGCTCCTTTCCTAACGAATGACGGATACACTATCTTTTTTGCTAGTTACGGCCATGGTGGACAAGGATCTGCAGACTTATTCATGTCACATAGAACAGGAGGCTGGGACGATTGGTCTGAACCTGAAAACTTAGGAAATGTAATTAATACTAAATTTGAAGAAACATATGTTTCTATTGATCCAAGCTTTAACTATTTATATTATGATTCTTACCCTCCAGGAGCATCTAATAGAAATATATGGAGAGCGACACTTTCAGATGAAATAAAAAATAAAATAACCGCAGCAAAAGAAAGAAAACAAAATAAGCCAGCCCCTCCTCCTGTTACACAACAGGAAAAACCAATCCAAGAGCCAGAAGCAGAAACTAGTTTAACTGAAAATAACCTTGATGAAACTTCCAATGATACTCAGGAAGAAATTACCGAAGCTGATAAAGTGCAACAACCGCCTGTGGAAACAGAAGAGGTAATTGCTGAAAATCCAGTTCCTATTTCCGTTAAAATTGACAGAGAGATGGATTATGTAAAAGAACAAGAGAGAAATAATAAAGGGTTTCTATCGACTTTAGGTAATAAATTAGGTTTTGGTGAGGATGAAGAGATTAATTTGATTGACGCTGGTGCAAAAGGTCAAAAAATCAATAGAAATATTTATTTCAAATTTGACTCCGAAAAAGTTCTAAGTAAATTCGACATGTTATTAGATGAAATTACTGCTATTCTTGAGGAGAAACCTCAATTAAAAATCTTACTTGAAGGACATACTGATGCAATTGGAGGTGAGGATATTAATATAGACTTATCATGTAAAAGATCTAATAATGTGAAGGAAGCATTAATCGAACGTGGAATAAATCAATACAGAATTGAAATTAGTTGTGAAGGTAAAGAAAGGCCAATTGCAACTAATGATGATGAATTTGAAGGTAGAGAATTAAATAGAAGAGTAGAATTTTATCTATTTTGATTTACTTCATCTCTTAGTTTTTTGGGAAGTTTTGATACAACCAAATCGTAGCTGTGATTTATCCAGTGATATATTTCATTATCAGTTAAACTCCCATCAAACTCAATTGTATTCCAATGCTTTTTATTCATGTGATAACCGGGTTTAACCGCTTCGTATTTTTCCCTCAACTTTATTGCTTCAATAGGATCACATTTTAGGTTTACACTTTGAAAAAGCTCAACATCAATCAGGGCAAATATTTTCCCTATTACTTTAAAAACCAATGTATCTTCATCAAAAGGGAAACTTTCAGTTACCCCATATTTTTGAAGGCAGAAGTTTCTAAAGTCTTCAATATTCATCTCAAATTATTAAAACTTCAATTTTAAATAATGATAAAATTATCTAATGATCGCTCTAGTAACCATAATGATTAATGCAATTAGGAACATGACAATGGATATTTTATTAATGCCATGCATCATTTTAAGGTTAAAGTTATTGGGTGCATCTGGATCTTTTTTACCAAAAAGCCTGGCAAAATAAGTAGTAACTTCTCCTAATTGAAAATATCTTTTCCAATCTTGATTTGTCTCTTTATTTAAATCTTCTAAATCTTTCTGCTCTTTCATAAATATTTATTGAATTCGGTATTGTAACCAAACTAAACAGTTTCAGGTTCAATCCAATTACCATCTTCTCTAATAATATCAATTAATTCATCAACCGCTTTTTCAAAAGGAACCCCTCTTTTCATTACTTCTTGTCCTTTATATAAAGTTATCTTTCCTTTTCCGGAACCTACATATCCATAATCTGCATCCGCCATTTCCCCTGGCCCATTTACGATACATCCCATAATCCCAATCTTTACTCCTTTCAAATGATTAGTTCTAGATCTAATCATTGCAGTTGTTTCTTGTAAATCAAACAAGGTTCTTCCGCAGGAAGGACACGAAATATATTCTGTTTTAGAAATCCTAGTTCTACTTGCTTGCAATATATTGAAAGCTGTTTCATTTATAGCTTTGTCTCCTCCACAGTTTTCTGCTGCAATAAAGATTCCATCACCAAAACCATCAATAAGCAAACCTCCCATGTCAGTAGCTGAATATAGTTGAAGCGACTCAATCGGTAAATCTTTGTATGCTCTTCCAATTACGACTGGAATATCACAATTGCTTTCAGACAGCTCTAAGAATAGTCTTCTTTGCTCTGCCATACCATGTTTATTGTAGGTATCAATTAGCAGCACCGCTGTTTTATCACTTTTTAATCTTTGGATGAATTCTTGATTCAAATCACTTAAACAAGCGTAAATGAAGTTCAAAGAAGGATGCGTTTCTACTCCACCTAAATATTGGTCTGGTTTTATAAATGGAAATCTTCTGTCTTTATTTTTTTCTTTTAACCAAGTTTCATGAGAATGGATTATCCCCAAAGTACCAGGGATTTCAAAATCTACCTTCTTATGATTTGTAAAAATATAATCACATGCAAAGTCTGAGATTGACCATTTATCTAAAGGAACTGAGTAATTATAACCAACACCAAAGAAAGATGCAGGTGTAATTTTTTCTTTAGTTGAAAAATCAGCTATTACAACAGGAACCTCTTTACCTCCTATGTTTTCTGTTTGCCTTGTTTGTCTTTTCTCATATTCATAAGGGTTGAAATGGCAATTTTCAATGCTTGGGATTTCCTCATGGCCTTCCCTGTTTGAATATCGATCAGCTAATATTTTAGCAACTGGTATCTCTTCCTCTGGTTCCTCTGTTAATGAAACTCTTATGGTATCACCTAAACCATCTTCCAATAAAGTACCTATACCAACTGAACTTTTAATTCTACCATCCTCTGCTTCCCCAGCTTCTGTTACTCCCAAATGCAAAGGATAGGGTTTTAAACCTTCCTCATCCAATTTCTGAACTAATAAACGATAGGCTTGAACCATTACCTGTGGGTTACTGGATTTCATAGAAACTACTATATCATGAAAATCCATCTCTTCACAAATTCTTATAAATTCTAGTGCGGATTCAACCATACCAAATGGTGTATCACCATACCGACTCATAATTCTATCTGATAGGGAACCATGATTGGTACCAATTCTTATTGCAGTACCATGCTCTTTACAAATCTGAACAAGAGGTTTAAATCGTTTCTTAATCCTGTCTAATTCAGCCTTATAGCTATCATCTGTATATTCTATATTTTCGAATTTCTTTTTATCGGCATAATTGCCAGGATTTACTCTAACTTTTTCAACTATTTTTGCGGCTAATTCAGCTGCGTTGGGTGTGAAATGGATATCCGCAACTAAAGGTGTATTGTAACCTCTTTTTCTTAATCCCTCTTTAATATTTCTTAGATTCTCAGCTTCTTTTATGGAAGGTGCTGTAATTCTTACTAATTGACATCCCGCATCAATCATTCTGATGGATTGCTCAATTGAGCCTTCTGTATCCATTGTATCAACCGTAGTCATGGATTGTAGAACTATGGGATTATCACCTCCTATAATGATGTCTCCTATTTTTACGGGAATAGTTTTTCTTCTCTTATAAGAAACTAAGCTATTACAATACTTCTGAAATTTATTAGTTGAGATTTCCATATATGTTTACTTCCATCATTTAAACTTCAAAGTAAACAAATTGTTAGTATAACAACTATATTTAATTGTTAATTTTAATGCTTTAAGCTGAGGTTAAGGAGATTATACCCAGCCAATCTCCTCAAATACTTCATATACTTTCAGGCCTAAATATGCATCAGTAGCAGCATAATCCATTTGGGCCTCAGTTAATTCAGCTTTTTCCCAATTTGAAGTTTGTTGAGCCTTTGAAATTCTTTTCTTTAAAAAGATTGCAGTGAGATTTTTAGCTCCACTTTGTAGCATACCATTTTCTCTTGCAATAACGCCTATATCTTCAAAACCAGCAGGTTTGAATTTCCTTAATTTCTGTAAATCTTTTAAATCATCATGTATGGCAGCTCCTACTTTTATAATCGCAGGATCTTCAAAAATTCGAATTAGATCTCCAGGAAATCCACAAAGTAAATTTCTAATCAAAAATACTTCATCATCAGTTGCTAGTTGAATTAAAGAAACTGGATTGTATTGACCTTTTCTAAAAACAGGTTTTGCTTCGGTATCAAAACCTAAAATTTCAGCTCTCCACAATTTGGGAATAACTTCATCCCAATCTTCATCTTTCTCAACCAAGGTAATTTGACCTTCAAATTTCCAAAGCGGTAAATCCTTGATTTCTTCTTTCGAAATCTCCTTTACAATGTTCATTTATCCGAAATTCTTCTAATTTTTATATTTAGATAAGCAAAAAGAATAGTCATGAATGGACTTATAATATTAAAGAATGCATATGGAGCATAAGTCCAAGTTGAAACTCCTAACACCGAGGACTGCGTTGCTCCACAAGTATTCCATGGAATTAAAACACTTGTCACGGTACCAGAATCCTCTAAAGTTCTACTTAATACTTCTGGTTTCAACCCCCTCTCCTTATAGGTATCAGCAAACATCCTTCCTGGAACCACTATAGCTAAATATTGATCTGAAGCCGTTACATTGAAGAAAACACAAGTAGTAGCAGTTGAAGTAACCAAAGAGCCAGTTGAATTAGCTAATTTTATAATGGATCCAGTAATCACCTGAAGCATCTTAGTTGATTCCATAACTCCGCCAAAAACCATAGCACAAATGATTAACCAAATTGTATTCAACATGCCATACATTCCTCCTGTAGATAAGAGGTCATTAACCATTTGATTAGATGTTGTAATACTAATGTCTCCATACATAGAAACCATTACTGCTCTATAAGATTGCTCAAAGAAGTTTCCCGTTCCACCTGAAATAATTTCGATTATTTGCGGTTGAAAAACTATTGCAAATACTCCACCTAACAAAGTACCGATTAATAAAGCAGGAATTGCAGAAATCTTTTTAACAATCATAAAAATTACAGCTGCAGGCACTAAAAACAACCATAAATTGATATTGAATTTATCTTGAATTGCTGCTTGAACCTGACCTACCTGTTCTATGTCTGTTTCAGAACTATTCATGAATCCTAAAACTAAAAATATAATTAAAGCTATTGCAATTGAAGGAATGGTAGTGTATGCCATATACCGAATATGAGTGAACAAATCTGTTCCTGCCATTGCTGGGGCAAGGTTGGTGGTATCACTAAGAGGCGACATTTTATCCCCAAAATAAGCGCCTGAAATAATTGCACCAGCCACAACCCCTTCACTCATCCCTAAAGTCTGTCCAATTCCTAAAAGCGCTAAACCTAAAGTGGCGATGGTACTCCATGAACTTCCGGTTGCAACCGATACTATTGCACTTACCACACAAGCAGCAAATAAAAATATTGTAGGATTTAAAATATTTAAGCCATAATAAATCATGGCTGGAACAATTCCGCTCAATAACCAAGTACCAGCAAGCGAACCTATCAACAATAAAATTAAAATTGATGACATTGCAGAACTTATACTGCTTACTATACCATCCAACATGGTTGACCACCTAAATCCAACTTTTAAAGCAATGACTGATGCTACACCAGCAGATAAAATTAACGCTATTTGATTTGATCCGTCTAATGTGGCGTCTCCAAAAAAGTAAACGTTTAAACTTAATAATGTGATTAAAAATAGTATAGGAATTAGTGATTGAATTAGGCTAGGCCTGATCTGCTTGTCCGTCATGTAAGTTAAATCAATATATTAATTTAAATTGAATTCGAAATATAATAAAAATAAGTCATCAGTCAGCAAGCAAATGATGTAATTCCTCTCCTACCTGAGTACCAATGGCGACTCCCATTCCTCCTAAACGCACACCAACAGCTATTCTATCTGATGTTTTTTTGATAATCGGTGATTTATTTCTGCCAAAAGCCATAATACCTGACCATTCCATATCAATAGTAAAATTTTGATTGGGTAGTATTAGATTGTTTAAATCATCTAGAATTGATGATTTAATTTTAGGATTGATTCCAAAACTGCTAGTGTTTTCTGTTTCTTTATCTAAATTTCTTCCTCCTCCAATCAACACTCTATTTCCAACATTTCTGAAATAAAAATAACCTTCTTCATAATGAAAAACACCTTTAAACTTCAGATCCTCTATTGGTTTAGTAATCATTACCATTCCTCTTCCAGGATTTATATCTTCTTCCTTCAACCATTTATGAGCAAATGCATTCGTGCAAATTGCTACTTTTTCGGCTATTAGATCGATCGAATCAAAACTTGTTTTACATTTTAAAGACACGTGATGATCGTGCTCATTTATTTCTTCAACCTCAGATGCAGTGAAGAATTTTATCCCCAATTCACTACAAGCAGACCACCAACTTTTAATCATCTCACCAGTATTGATTTGACCTTCAAATGAATTTACTACTATGGTTTCTAATTCATCCTTATTAAAACCAAAATTATTAATGAGGGACGAGTCTAAACTGTATACATCTTTCTTGAATATACCCTTAAGTAAACTATTATAATGATCTATATATTCAAGAGCAGGCAATTCTGCCTTTCTAATCAATTCAAACCCACCGTTCTCTTCTAATCCAATGTTTTTATTTCCTAAAATATTTTGAAGTAATTGTAATCCCTTCCAGCGTTTTTCAACTAATGCTACCTGTTCATTTTCAGATAGACCCTTTCTATCATCTACCAGCTCGGTAATACTTCCAAAGCATGCAAAACCTGCATTTTTTGAACTAGCACCACTTGGAAAAATCCCTCTTTCAACAATAGCAATATCAGCTTTCGGATATTTCCTTTTAAGATGGTACGCAGTTGAGCAACCTACAATTCCTCCACCTATGATTATGTAATTATATTTTGATAGACTTTCTCTTTCCCAGAAACTTAACATCATGATTTATTTTAGAACAATAGTTGAAAAATAATTCGAATTAAGCGAGATTGCCCAATGAAACAGGAAGTATTTAATAATTATCCAATTCAAATTCAATTCAATCTGCTAAACAATCAATTTTATGAACTTAAATTCAATTGTAAATAAAGCTCAGCATTCAAAATTCTATTTATGGTTACTTAATCAAGGTTTAGATAGAATGATTCCTTTTAACAAACCCCACGGATTTAAAATTACATCTATAAATGAAGAAAAAATTCAAACATTATTACCCTATAAAAGGAGAAATCTGAATCACATAAAAGGAATTCACGCATGTGCTATGGCTACAATTTCAGAATACACTACAGGATTGATGATTTTATATAAATTGGATGTTAAAAAATACAGAATCATCATGCAGAAATTAGAAATGGATTATCACTTCCAGGCAAAAATGGATGCAGTAGCAGAATTTAGTATAGATGATAATTGGGTAAAGAATCAGGTTGAAGAGCCATTGAAAACAAATGATTCAGTTGTGATACCTTGTGAGCTAAAACTATATGATAAAAAACAGAATCATTTAAGCACAGGAACTATTTATTGGCAAATTAAGCCTTGGGATAAAGTAAGAA is drawn from Marivirga arenosa and contains these coding sequences:
- a CDS encoding DUF5916 domain-containing protein; this encodes MNVRSIYLTIAFFFASIITSFAQNVAQETVYNLQKTTEKIVLDGILNELIWQETEVATDFYMVIPDDNRSAELESEVRMTYDNENFYFAITCFDGQDGYVVQSLRRDWDWPLNENFSIYIDPYNDFTNGFSFGITPYGVQREGTIDEGTNVNEDWDNKWSSNVKKYDDRWIAEIAIPFKSIRYAEGNRNWNIQFFRNHLKRNERSSWIAVEQQYTPSALTFSGKLLWPEDPPKTGSNISFIPYVLGDLSRNYAANETNYSKKANAGFDAKIGITPGLNLDLTVNPDFSQVEVDRQVINLSRFEVSFPERRQFFLENADLFSKFGFPQSRAFFSRRIGISTDTLGRTRQVPIVGGARLSGKLNEKLRLGLLNMSTAENNELGIPFQNYSVLALQQNIFSRSNVAFVFANKQNININKSREFSSYNPTVARRIVQNSDTTLEFKSYNRVVGLEYNLFSEDTRWAGDFYYQRSFDTWNDDNTYNHGAFLRYQERNFSIRWVHTAIGDGFNAEMGFVPRVGYNQGSFSPKYIHYPKSDAIINQEISFDISYTYNNDFSKNTDRSFSVDYGVSFTNTSSISAQWSRTYQYMFFDFNPIAPIGNRILPQGSDYNWNSMRLNYQSDRRKLLNIDGSLTYGGFYTGTRFNAGGQLAYRFQPYGSFAITYDYNAIQLSEGFENANFYLLGPRLDFTMTDKVFFTGFAQYNNRFDNVNYNLRFQWRFAPVSDVFLVYTENFAPGGPIDFVPGEDTKSRAIVLKLNYWFNL
- a CDS encoding OmpA family protein, encoding MRLFLIATYILLPFFAFTQDKITTEGLPGSVNSSTQDVRPVISDDGKKIYLTRRFHPENIRGDKDFQDVWVSQLDSRGIWTKPKNMGEKYNDKRPNDLVRASKNDDSLIFVNSRYKGINSELALFKKGKSDPIELPIDGFYNKSNYVDYDYNFKNNIIIMAVERSDTEGDQDLYFSIYDETTGRFTTPKSMGKALNSEKADFAPFLTNDGYTIFFASYGHGGQGSADLFMSHRTGGWDDWSEPENLGNVINTKFEETYVSIDPSFNYLYYDSYPPGASNRNIWRATLSDEIKNKITAAKERKQNKPAPPPVTQQEKPIQEPEAETSLTENNLDETSNDTQEEITEADKVQQPPVETEEVIAENPVPISVKIDREMDYVKEQERNNKGFLSTLGNKLGFGEDEEINLIDAGAKGQKINRNIYFKFDSEKVLSKFDMLLDEITAILEEKPQLKILLEGHTDAIGGEDINIDLSCKRSNNVKEALIERGINQYRIEISCEGKERPIATNDDEFEGRELNRRVEFYLF
- a CDS encoding DsrE family protein, with amino-acid sequence MKHKLLILSLLISLSYSSILAQEAQHPIVKGYGGIYEIEDPVELVQPDKEYKILIELVSENKNPEEHSFWINNVARLMNLHGIQGVPKENLKVKVVVHGPAVLDILSNGNYFEKFRIAKNPNIPVLEALDEAGAEVIVCGQSLLARELARDEIWSKTKVATSALTTISKNVSEGYVLFKF
- a CDS encoding SGNH/GDSL hydrolase family protein translates to MKIIKSALIVFIVFSISMKSMSQDKYSYLALGDSYTIGELVEEEERWPVVLSKKLNDRGIEIEVEKIIATTGWTTDELIEAINKDKSLENTTYDIVSLLIGVNNQYRGYGIIQYEEEFEELLKKAITLADKKAKNVFVVSIPDYGVTPFVKNNNKNGAIIAKELKKYNKVARNICEEYGVEFFDITPLSLKAIWNTDYVAKDDLHPSAKMYEEWADYIEPGLYQLLNK
- a CDS encoding methyltransferase family protein encodes the protein MALQEEFEKQGVWLFKYRGTLPVLILLIGLGVYLYSVLNPETFIIQDSQIKSYYLLFCIAVSLFGQYIRAYTVGHTPKNTSGRNTEKQLADSLNTTGIYSTVRHPLYVGNFFMWFGPALLTENIWFNIAFILFYWVYYERIMFAEEQFLRRKFGETYLKWAEKTPAFIPSFKNFVKPNLPYSWKKVLKKEKNGFAAIFIIFAAFDIAGELLKGSKNFNNYLLIAAGISIILYLVLKALKKSSLLRTEPNR